The proteins below come from a single Saccharophagus degradans 2-40 genomic window:
- a CDS encoding DUF2179 domain-containing protein produces MNEWLNVAPELLALLIFVSRVIDVSLGTFRTIVIFRGYKALAAFIGFFEIMIWLVAAGQVFKNLDQWYLALAYAGGFSMGNYVGMWIENRFAIGNELVRCLSFNRDVLAEKIREQGFKVISFDGDMGTDKLVELLFIVEKRRNVPALIKLIKELDASAVYSVSDVKSVYEGPEPLPRRLFFR; encoded by the coding sequence ATGAATGAATGGTTAAATGTTGCACCCGAGTTATTGGCGTTACTTATATTTGTATCCCGTGTTATTGATGTTTCTTTAGGTACGTTTCGCACGATTGTTATTTTTAGGGGCTACAAAGCGCTTGCTGCCTTTATTGGTTTTTTTGAAATAATGATTTGGCTAGTAGCCGCGGGGCAAGTATTTAAAAATTTAGATCAATGGTACCTAGCGCTGGCGTACGCTGGTGGTTTTTCAATGGGTAACTATGTGGGCATGTGGATAGAAAATAGGTTTGCCATTGGTAACGAGCTAGTGCGTTGTTTGTCGTTTAACCGTGATGTGTTAGCCGAAAAAATAAGAGAGCAAGGTTTTAAGGTTATATCTTTCGATGGCGATATGGGTACCGATAAGCTGGTAGAGTTGCTTTTTATTGTAGAAAAACGTCGTAATGTGCCCGCGCTTATTAAGCTTATAAAAGAGTTAGATGCGAGCGCGGTTTATTCTGTTTCAGATGTTAAAAGTGTTTACGAAGGCCCAGAGCCGTTACCGCGTAGGCTATTTTTCAGGTAG
- a CDS encoding protein-disulfide reductase DsbD family protein yields MFVPPCFKRFCGLLKAFKAVRVLCVVVFAICLAAQAGAQSTAFGDHVKVRWLAPDSLIAGQQEVIGFYFEVDLGWHVYWHNPGDSGAAPRFDIQVQGATLGEVMWPYPTRLPIEHLTNLGYESNVAYLLPITADLQTSEVVLNVSLEWLVCKVDCIPGFGEMSLRLPITNQSLWLAPDLALRDGYLALVPQQTNSPWQAVKAQAVGDTQLQLTLHANSTRLAQGDFNSVSVFPVDGEVLTATKPQIKSNAAGLELTFNRVPGAALPTATDFVVVDGNRAWRLNDIALVNQAVLLPANSQSQTQPQSFWLLLGAAFLGGVILNLMPCVFPVLSIKLFGLVQQSSAHRAKEGFVYAAGVLCTFTLLGAVLLGLRAGGAALGWGFQLQSPAVILVLITLFWLMALSFSGVFEFGHRLVTLAGSHRGGAFITGVLAVFVATPCTGPFMGAALGAAVVLPPLSAITLFVGLGAGLAAPFVALCLYSPLLHKLPKPGPWMETLRQFLAFPLYATVIWLLWVLGRLVGDIGWLVGASLMLSFVVAIWLASTLQWGKLGRSVICLGAVVAFVFSLSLLAIPSGNKNSGSETSQWNKFDSQAIAQARAQGRAVFIDYTAAWCITCQVNKKLVLDTQPIQDSFKKNNVYLVRADWTHRDDAITQSLAQLGRNSVPVYAWYGKGADEVVLLSQILTAGSIDALFEQK; encoded by the coding sequence ATGTTTGTACCCCCGTGCTTTAAACGTTTTTGCGGGCTTTTAAAAGCATTCAAGGCCGTACGAGTATTGTGTGTAGTGGTGTTTGCCATATGTCTAGCCGCGCAGGCAGGCGCGCAGAGCACCGCCTTTGGTGACCATGTAAAGGTGCGTTGGTTAGCACCAGATTCCCTAATAGCTGGCCAGCAAGAGGTTATTGGCTTTTATTTTGAGGTTGACCTCGGCTGGCACGTTTACTGGCACAACCCCGGCGATTCGGGGGCTGCGCCTCGCTTTGATATTCAAGTGCAGGGGGCAACCCTTGGCGAAGTGATGTGGCCGTATCCTACTCGCTTGCCTATCGAACACCTTACCAATTTGGGCTATGAAAGTAATGTCGCCTATTTGTTGCCTATCACTGCCGATCTTCAAACCAGCGAAGTTGTATTAAACGTGAGTTTAGAGTGGCTGGTATGCAAAGTGGATTGTATACCGGGGTTTGGCGAAATGAGTTTACGTTTGCCAATAACGAACCAAAGCCTATGGCTAGCGCCAGATTTAGCTTTGCGCGATGGCTATTTAGCGCTCGTACCACAGCAAACTAACAGCCCATGGCAAGCCGTAAAGGCGCAGGCGGTTGGCGATACCCAGTTGCAGCTTACGTTACATGCAAACTCTACGCGGCTAGCGCAAGGTGACTTTAATTCAGTAAGCGTATTCCCCGTCGACGGCGAAGTGCTAACTGCCACAAAACCACAAATTAAAAGTAATGCCGCGGGGCTAGAGCTTACCTTTAATAGGGTGCCGGGTGCAGCGTTGCCCACCGCCACAGATTTTGTTGTGGTTGATGGCAATCGCGCGTGGCGTTTGAATGATATTGCATTAGTTAATCAAGCGGTATTGTTGCCAGCAAATAGCCAGTCGCAAACCCAGCCGCAATCATTTTGGTTGTTGCTGGGTGCGGCTTTTTTAGGTGGGGTAATTTTAAATTTAATGCCGTGTGTTTTCCCTGTACTGTCCATTAAATTATTTGGCTTGGTACAGCAAAGCTCTGCGCATCGAGCGAAAGAAGGCTTTGTGTATGCCGCGGGTGTACTGTGTACCTTTACTTTACTCGGGGCGGTGTTGTTGGGCTTGCGCGCAGGTGGGGCCGCACTGGGGTGGGGGTTTCAACTGCAATCGCCTGCGGTAATACTTGTTTTAATCACGTTATTTTGGCTAATGGCATTGTCGTTTAGTGGCGTCTTCGAGTTTGGCCATAGGTTGGTAACACTTGCCGGTTCGCATCGAGGCGGTGCGTTTATTACCGGTGTGTTAGCCGTATTTGTAGCAACCCCCTGTACAGGCCCGTTTATGGGTGCGGCCCTTGGTGCTGCAGTGGTATTGCCGCCGCTGTCAGCCATTACCTTGTTTGTGGGTTTAGGTGCTGGTTTGGCAGCGCCTTTTGTGGCGCTATGCTTATACTCGCCATTGCTGCACAAGTTGCCCAAGCCTGGCCCTTGGATGGAAACCTTACGTCAATTTTTGGCATTTCCGTTATACGCTACCGTTATTTGGCTTTTATGGGTATTAGGTCGATTAGTTGGCGACATTGGCTGGCTAGTTGGTGCTAGTCTTATGCTTAGCTTTGTTGTAGCTATTTGGCTCGCATCTACATTGCAGTGGGGCAAACTTGGCCGCAGCGTAATATGTTTAGGCGCTGTTGTTGCTTTTGTATTTTCACTTAGTCTATTGGCTATACCCTCAGGGAATAAAAACTCTGGTAGTGAAACATCACAATGGAATAAGTTTGATAGCCAAGCCATAGCGCAAGCGCGCGCACAGGGGCGGGCCGTTTTTATAGATTACACCGCGGCATGGTGCATAACTTGCCAAGTAAACAAAAAGCTAGTGCTCGATACGCAACCTATACAGGATAGTTTTAAGAAAAATAATGTGTACTTAGTTCGGGCCGACTGGACCCACAGAGACGATGCTATAACCCAGTCTTTGGCACAGCTGGGGCGCAACTCCGTGCCTGTATACGCATGGTATGGCAAGGGCGCAGATGAAGTTGTATTGCTGTCGCAAATATTAACAGCAGGCAGTATAGACGCGCTTTTCGAGCAGAAGTGA
- a CDS encoding thioredoxin family protein — translation MLYQVAKNSFRLAVVCAAFFASTFAFANAVPGEAAPDFTEVDASGKTQALKDYKGEWLVLEWFNKDCPYVKKHYGSENMQSLQQKYAAKGVKWLTVISSAKGKQGYLEPKQALEEALSHNLNASAALVLDADGSMGKAYGAKTTPHMFIINPEGKVVYAGAIDDNDSANPAVIKTSKNYVAAALDEVLAGKPVTVASSRAYGCSVKY, via the coding sequence ATGTTGTATCAAGTTGCAAAAAATAGTTTCCGTTTGGCCGTGGTTTGCGCCGCTTTTTTCGCTTCAACCTTTGCGTTTGCCAATGCCGTACCAGGTGAAGCTGCACCAGATTTTACTGAAGTGGATGCAAGCGGAAAAACACAAGCGCTAAAAGACTACAAAGGTGAGTGGTTGGTGTTGGAGTGGTTTAACAAAGATTGCCCCTACGTTAAAAAACACTACGGCAGCGAAAACATGCAAAGCCTGCAACAAAAGTATGCCGCTAAGGGCGTTAAATGGCTAACCGTTATTTCTTCTGCGAAAGGTAAGCAAGGTTACTTAGAGCCTAAGCAAGCCTTAGAAGAAGCGCTATCTCACAACTTGAATGCGAGTGCGGCATTGGTGTTAGATGCCGATGGCAGCATGGGTAAAGCCTACGGTGCTAAAACTACCCCGCACATGTTTATTATTAACCCCGAGGGTAAAGTAGTATACGCAGGCGCAATTGATGATAACGACTCGGCAAACCCTGCGGTAATAAAAACCTCGAAAAACTATGTGGCAGCAGCGTTAGATGAGGTGTTGGCGGGTAAGCCTGTAACAGTAGCGTCGTCGCGAGCTTATGGTTGTAGCGTAAAATACTAA
- a CDS encoding cellulose-binding domain-containing protein, whose translation MLINKARGRLAAAMLATAASAWGSTALAECSYQVTNNWGSGFTAAIRITNTQTSSINDWQVSWTYENNTLVNAWNANVSGNYTATNMGWNGSLTSGQSVEFGLQGTTTGGVVEIPLLTGNVCNSNTSSSSSSSTSSASSSSSSSGAAAVNLAGIANASTSYVSAWETLAAVNDGNTPANSNDKSNGAYGNWNNPNSIQWVQYDWPQNYTLSSTQIYWFDDNGGVLVPDVAYIEYWSNGTWVKVGDVPRQENTFNTLNLNNIVTNRLRVSISNTLQSTGILEWRVEGTEPSGSSSSSSSSSSSSSTSSSSGGPEQCDAYVWPEYEPNLNYDFRQDYADINPEEFEVFLGCDPSQVAGVKTSGWYAFIWGHNRNPAITDEDIDRVLANLNEDMAYARGEMGWPPDKLPQEGYYSNVYLYGSGLCTDNAANTERGGWQSSIAGYPMVLLSYYPVITPSERGGITHEAIHTIMASMGNKAAWFNEGGNTWLQMNMEASRVGDYGVGFLDGAPFLAPHMPIENYSGWLQDGSFGGPNAEGVHRELNGQQIATWRDYLGGHQYNSVFSHFLAQYVSSGANAWIWKNGPYNHILASLAAGLGDDQTRHLIMQYRARQAMVDFGPWTNGFKQPINNNWQRTIGAEETAAGKWMEPEPHQLTFYAATSQEGNTLIPAQNTLPGWSGANQIPLQVTGNKVRVDFEPFGNNMRLQLAYRAQDGSAVYSQPIESGEACLTLEKTPKNGVVVAIVSNTDYTYAGDETRKQKYDYRVHIQEGVSGTASLYSKHYE comes from the coding sequence ATGTTAATTAACAAAGCGAGAGGTCGCTTAGCTGCAGCAATGTTAGCCACAGCAGCCTCAGCTTGGGGTAGCACGGCTCTAGCCGAGTGCAGCTATCAAGTCACAAATAATTGGGGCAGCGGATTTACTGCCGCCATTCGCATCACTAATACCCAAACGAGTAGTATTAATGACTGGCAAGTTAGCTGGACGTACGAAAATAATACACTTGTAAATGCTTGGAACGCGAATGTTAGCGGCAATTACACCGCTACAAACATGGGCTGGAATGGCTCACTTACCTCGGGCCAATCTGTCGAGTTTGGCCTGCAAGGCACCACAACTGGCGGTGTGGTTGAAATCCCCCTTTTAACCGGTAATGTGTGCAACTCAAATACAAGTAGTAGCTCTTCTAGTAGTACAAGTTCAGCCTCAAGTTCAAGTTCGAGTTCCGGCGCTGCCGCAGTAAATCTCGCTGGTATAGCCAATGCGAGCACTTCCTATGTTTCTGCATGGGAAACATTGGCAGCAGTGAATGATGGTAACACCCCGGCCAATTCCAACGACAAGTCCAACGGAGCTTACGGCAACTGGAACAATCCAAATTCGATACAGTGGGTACAGTACGATTGGCCACAAAACTATACGTTATCCTCAACGCAAATATATTGGTTTGATGATAATGGCGGCGTACTGGTACCCGATGTTGCTTACATTGAATATTGGAGCAATGGCACATGGGTAAAAGTAGGTGATGTACCGCGGCAAGAAAATACATTTAACACGCTAAATTTAAACAATATTGTTACAAACCGCCTACGTGTTTCTATAAGCAACACATTGCAATCTACAGGCATACTGGAGTGGCGCGTAGAGGGAACAGAGCCAAGCGGCAGCTCATCTAGCAGCAGCTCAAGCTCATCATCCAGCTCAACGTCTAGTAGTAGTGGCGGACCAGAACAGTGTGATGCGTATGTGTGGCCCGAATACGAGCCGAATTTAAATTACGACTTTAGACAGGACTACGCAGATATAAACCCCGAAGAATTTGAGGTATTTTTAGGTTGCGACCCAAGCCAAGTTGCAGGTGTTAAAACTTCTGGCTGGTACGCGTTTATTTGGGGGCATAATCGCAACCCCGCAATTACCGATGAAGATATAGATAGAGTATTGGCCAATTTAAATGAAGATATGGCATACGCTCGCGGCGAAATGGGCTGGCCACCCGATAAGCTTCCTCAGGAAGGCTACTACAGCAATGTGTATTTGTACGGCTCTGGTTTATGTACCGATAACGCAGCCAATACCGAGCGAGGTGGCTGGCAAAGTAGCATTGCCGGCTACCCCATGGTACTGCTTTCGTATTACCCAGTAATAACACCTAGCGAGCGCGGTGGTATAACCCACGAAGCTATCCACACTATTATGGCTTCGATGGGAAACAAAGCTGCATGGTTTAACGAAGGCGGCAACACTTGGCTACAAATGAATATGGAGGCATCTCGCGTTGGGGATTATGGCGTTGGCTTTTTAGATGGTGCCCCCTTTTTAGCGCCGCACATGCCAATCGAAAATTACAGTGGTTGGCTACAAGATGGCTCCTTCGGTGGGCCGAATGCTGAAGGCGTACACCGGGAATTAAATGGTCAGCAAATAGCAACTTGGCGAGATTACTTAGGCGGCCATCAATACAACTCTGTGTTTTCTCACTTTTTAGCGCAATATGTTTCTAGCGGTGCAAATGCGTGGATATGGAAAAACGGGCCATATAACCATATTCTCGCCTCGCTAGCAGCGGGCTTGGGCGACGACCAAACTCGCCACTTAATTATGCAATACCGCGCACGGCAAGCAATGGTTGATTTTGGCCCTTGGACGAATGGATTTAAACAACCAATCAATAACAATTGGCAACGCACCATTGGTGCAGAAGAAACCGCTGCTGGCAAATGGATGGAGCCTGAACCCCATCAATTAACGTTTTATGCTGCAACAAGCCAGGAAGGTAATACTTTGATACCAGCACAAAATACATTGCCGGGCTGGTCTGGTGCCAATCAAATACCATTACAAGTAACCGGCAACAAAGTGCGTGTTGATTTTGAACCATTCGGCAACAATATGCGCTTGCAATTAGCCTATCGCGCACAAGACGGTTCAGCGGTATACAGCCAGCCTATAGAAAGTGGCGAAGCGTGCTTAACACTAGAAAAAACACCCAAAAATGGCGTAGTGGTGGCAATTGTATCCAACACCGATTACACCTACGCAGGGGATGAAACTCGCAAACAAAAATACGATTACAGAGTGCATATTCAAGAAGGCGTAAGCGGTACGGCATCACTTTATAGCAAGCACTATGAATAG
- a CDS encoding DUF4440 domain-containing protein — protein MVHDTDIEVVADTAIVWSRITLEAHVRGNDVTNEFTATEVYVKTKGHWELLNLTFSNVRNTHQIEH, from the coding sequence ATTGTTCACGATACTGATATTGAAGTAGTCGCAGACACAGCCATTGTGTGGAGCCGCATTACTCTGGAAGCGCACGTGCGCGGAAACGATGTGACAAATGAATTTACAGCGACAGAAGTGTACGTAAAAACCAAAGGACATTGGGAATTGTTAAACCTCACCTTTAGCAACGTGCGAAATACCCATCAAATAGAGCACTAA
- a CDS encoding nuclear transport factor 2 family protein, whose protein sequence is MAQSTINNSPNLAAKQNTSASHSKQAAKLIAPSKKKWQWMANKNVEALASLFHQESKFVHMSGSWKKAKELETIKSGSI, encoded by the coding sequence ATGGCACAGAGCACTATAAATAACTCACCCAATTTAGCTGCCAAGCAAAATACAAGCGCGTCGCATTCTAAGCAGGCAGCGAAGCTTATAGCCCCCTCTAAGAAAAAATGGCAGTGGATGGCCAACAAGAATGTTGAAGCACTCGCTTCATTATTCCACCAAGAATCTAAATTTGTACACATGAGCGGTTCGTGGAAAAAAGCGAAGGAATTAGAAACTATTAAGAGCGGCAGTATTTGA
- a CDS encoding alpha-amylase family glycosyl hydrolase yields MYRYVLGVKPSFLLFWLLMAAPSFAAKPDGKQKAIDPFWNNAIVYFLLTDRFANGDTSNDRNFDRAQDGAVLRNFMGGDIKGITQKIRSGYFTALGVEVLWMTPVVEQIHGYWDEDWGRSYPFHGYWPKDWTSVDPNFGTETDLKEMIATAHAYGIRVLADVIINHTGLKTKVDVAWPQDWIRTEPTCEWHSYIHNVTCALAPSLTDVRTESNKPVALPEFLLEKWRNEGREKQELAELDAFFERTNLPRAPQNYIVKWLTDWVREYGIDGFRVDTAKHVEAEIWQVLKVEASTAFNEWKAKNPNALPDEKDFFMIGEVMHFGVNGFKNTPAGTRNYDYGDKQVDFFNYGFDSLINMGFATHASDSMETIFSTYSKELHQGPLQGVGILNYVVSHDDPEPHDKEHTKPYETALKLMLAPGAVQIYYGDELARNLIVEGAVGDATWRSFMNWQDIATVETQLLLQHWQKLGTFRKHHMAVGAGIHKIRSNKPYIFSRVLHDATHADKVLVGIELNKGEKVLPTYSIFNNGDVVKDYYSNTLVTVEGGKVVLNTPYEIVLLGEYHAIN; encoded by the coding sequence ATGTACAGGTATGTCTTGGGTGTTAAGCCCAGCTTTCTATTATTCTGGTTGCTAATGGCAGCACCTAGCTTTGCCGCAAAGCCAGATGGCAAGCAGAAAGCTATCGATCCTTTTTGGAATAACGCAATAGTCTATTTTTTGTTGACCGATCGCTTCGCTAATGGCGATACATCTAACGATAGAAATTTTGACAGGGCGCAAGATGGTGCGGTGCTTCGAAATTTTATGGGGGGTGATATTAAAGGTATTACGCAAAAAATTCGAAGTGGCTATTTTACTGCCTTAGGTGTAGAGGTGTTGTGGATGACGCCGGTTGTAGAACAGATACACGGTTATTGGGATGAGGATTGGGGGCGAAGCTATCCCTTTCATGGTTACTGGCCCAAAGACTGGACCAGCGTAGACCCCAACTTTGGCACCGAGACAGATTTAAAAGAGATGATAGCAACAGCCCATGCATACGGTATACGCGTACTAGCAGATGTTATTATTAATCATACTGGGCTAAAAACTAAAGTAGATGTGGCGTGGCCACAGGATTGGATACGAACAGAGCCTACGTGTGAATGGCATTCATATATTCATAACGTAACCTGTGCACTTGCGCCCAGCCTTACCGATGTACGCACTGAGTCTAACAAACCTGTAGCACTACCTGAATTTTTATTAGAAAAATGGCGTAATGAGGGGCGAGAAAAACAAGAGTTAGCCGAGTTAGATGCATTTTTTGAACGCACAAATTTACCACGTGCACCCCAAAATTATATTGTTAAGTGGCTAACTGATTGGGTGAGAGAATACGGTATAGACGGTTTTAGAGTGGACACCGCTAAGCACGTAGAGGCCGAAATTTGGCAGGTACTAAAAGTAGAAGCCAGTACAGCTTTTAATGAGTGGAAAGCGAAAAACCCCAATGCCCTGCCAGATGAAAAAGACTTTTTTATGATTGGTGAGGTGATGCACTTTGGTGTAAATGGGTTTAAAAATACGCCTGCCGGTACGCGCAATTATGATTACGGAGATAAACAAGTAGATTTCTTTAATTATGGCTTCGATAGCTTAATAAATATGGGGTTCGCCACCCATGCAAGCGATTCAATGGAAACTATATTCAGTACATACTCGAAAGAGCTGCATCAAGGGCCGCTACAAGGCGTGGGTATTCTCAATTACGTGGTATCGCACGATGACCCAGAGCCGCACGATAAAGAGCACACTAAACCCTACGAAACTGCCTTAAAACTTATGCTCGCCCCCGGTGCAGTGCAAATTTATTACGGCGATGAATTGGCGAGAAACCTTATTGTAGAAGGTGCCGTAGGGGATGCTACGTGGCGATCCTTTATGAACTGGCAAGATATAGCCACTGTCGAAACTCAGCTGTTGTTACAGCACTGGCAAAAGTTGGGCACTTTTCGCAAGCACCATATGGCAGTAGGTGCCGGCATCCATAAAATACGCAGTAATAAGCCCTATATATTTAGTCGCGTATTGCACGATGCTACACACGCAGATAAGGTGCTAGTAGGAATAGAGTTGAACAAGGGTGAAAAAGTGCTGCCAACTTATTCAATATTTAATAACGGCGATGTGGTAAAAGACTATTACTCAAATACTTTGGTTACCGTAGAGGGTGGTAAAGTCGTTTTGAATACGCCTTATGAAATTGTATTGTTAGGCGAATATCACGCTATAAATTAA
- a CDS encoding hemerythrin domain-containing protein, which yields MDILHSTLSEFLAIAPSAKQYLTSLGIEMQDDTQLLSALQKVNKQDCIPRCEFLYRRAMAERDWSAISNKDLVRYIIRNYHDVHRQQIATLIDLARKVEAIHFGEPDCPTGITKALKKIYSDLDIHMLKEERTVFPHFINSPRTNYDEQIKNAQHDHEDHLTAIHSIKALTKTFSPPAKASHYWLDLYEQLEMLYLDLTDHTYLEDSVLFMRS from the coding sequence ATGGACATACTACATAGTACCCTATCAGAATTTCTAGCTATAGCGCCCAGTGCAAAGCAATACTTAACTTCGCTGGGCATTGAAATGCAAGACGACACTCAACTATTAAGCGCGCTGCAAAAAGTTAATAAACAAGATTGCATACCTCGGTGCGAATTCTTGTATAGACGAGCTATGGCAGAAAGAGATTGGTCAGCGATATCCAATAAAGATTTAGTACGCTATATAATCCGCAACTATCATGATGTCCACCGCCAACAAATAGCAACGCTAATCGATCTAGCCCGTAAAGTAGAAGCCATCCACTTTGGCGAACCGGATTGCCCAACAGGCATAACTAAAGCCTTAAAGAAAATATATAGCGACCTAGATATTCATATGCTAAAGGAAGAACGCACAGTATTCCCACATTTTATAAACTCGCCACGCACAAATTATGACGAGCAAATAAAAAATGCACAACACGACCACGAAGATCACCTCACGGCCATCCATTCCATAAAAGCCCTAACCAAAACATTCTCACCACCGGCTAAGGCTAGCCACTACTGGCTTGACTTGTATGAGCAATTAGAAATGCTTTATCTTGACTTGACCGATCATACTTATCTAGAGGATAGCGTGCTGTTTATGCGAAGCTAA